The Leclercia sp. S52 genome has a segment encoding these proteins:
- the gntR gene encoding gluconate operon transcriptional repressor GntR, producing MKKKRPVLQDVADRVGVTKMTVSRFLRNPEQVSVALRGKIAAALDELGYIPNRAPDILSNATSRAVGVLLPSLTNQVFAEVLRGIESVTDAFGYQTMLAHYGYKPELEEERLESMLSWNIDGLILTERTHTPRTLKMIEVAGIPVVELMDSQSPCLDIAVGFDNFEAARQMTAAIIARGHRHVAYLGARLDERTIIKQKGYEQAMLDANLTPYSVMVEQSSSYTSGIELMRQARREYPQLDGIFCTNDDLAVGAAFECQRLGLSIPGDMAIAGFHGHDIGQVMEPRLASVLTPRERMGRIGAERLLARIRGETVTPKMLDLGFTLSPGGSI from the coding sequence ATGAAAAAGAAAAGACCCGTACTTCAGGATGTAGCCGATCGCGTCGGTGTGACTAAAATGACGGTCAGCCGTTTCTTACGTAACCCGGAACAGGTGTCCGTGGCGTTACGTGGCAAGATTGCCGCTGCTCTCGATGAACTGGGTTATATCCCCAACCGCGCCCCCGATATTCTCTCCAATGCGACCAGCCGCGCGGTCGGCGTCCTGCTTCCCTCCTTAACCAACCAGGTCTTCGCGGAAGTGCTCCGCGGCATCGAAAGCGTCACCGACGCCTTTGGCTATCAGACCATGCTCGCTCACTACGGCTACAAACCGGAACTGGAAGAGGAGCGTCTGGAGTCGATGCTCTCCTGGAACATTGATGGCCTGATCCTTACTGAACGCACCCACACCCCACGCACGCTCAAAATGATTGAAGTGGCGGGCATTCCGGTGGTCGAGCTGATGGACAGTCAGTCGCCCTGCCTCGATATCGCCGTCGGGTTCGATAACTTCGAAGCCGCCCGTCAGATGACGGCAGCGATCATCGCCCGCGGTCATCGTCATGTCGCCTATCTTGGCGCACGTCTGGATGAACGTACTATCATCAAACAGAAGGGATACGAGCAGGCGATGCTCGACGCCAACTTAACGCCCTACAGCGTGATGGTCGAGCAGTCCTCCTCCTACACCTCCGGCATTGAGCTGATGCGCCAGGCCCGTCGCGAGTACCCGCAGCTTGATGGCATCTTCTGTACCAACGATGACCTCGCGGTAGGCGCCGCCTTTGAATGCCAGCGTCTGGGGCTTTCTATCCCGGGTGACATGGCGATTGCCGGTTTCCACGGTCACGACATCGGTCAGGTCATGGAGCCGCGTCTGGCGAGCGTCCTGACCCCGCGTGAGCGCATGGGCCGTATCGGTGCGGAACGCCTGCTGGCGCGCATTCGTGGCGAAACGGTGACGCCTAAAATGTTAGATTTAGGTTTCACGCTGTCACCAGGTGGATCTATTTAG
- the gntK gene encoding gluconokinase: protein MSTTNPDHHVYVLMGVSGSGKSAVASEVAHQIHAAFLDGDFLHPRSNITKMASGEPLNDDDRKPWLQALNDAAFAMQRTNKVSLIVCSALKKTYRDQLREGNANLSFIYLKGDFDVIETRLKARKGHFFKTQMLVTQFETLQEPGADESDVLVVDIDQPLDGVVASTIEVINKRQ, encoded by the coding sequence TTGAGCACCACAAATCCAGATCACCACGTTTATGTCCTGATGGGCGTTTCCGGTAGCGGTAAATCTGCCGTTGCCAGCGAAGTGGCGCATCAAATTCATGCCGCGTTTCTTGATGGTGACTTTCTCCATCCGCGCAGCAACATCACCAAAATGGCCTCTGGCGAGCCGCTGAACGACGACGATCGTAAGCCGTGGCTGCAGGCGCTGAACGATGCCGCTTTTGCCATGCAGCGCACCAACAAAGTGTCGCTGATCGTCTGCTCCGCGCTGAAAAAGACCTACCGCGACCAGCTGCGCGAAGGTAACGCTAATCTCTCCTTTATCTACCTGAAGGGCGATTTCGACGTGATCGAAACCCGTCTGAAAGCGCGTAAAGGGCACTTCTTTAAAACCCAGATGCTGGTTACGCAGTTTGAAACTCTGCAGGAACCGGGTGCGGACGAAAGCGATGTACTGGTCGTGGATATCGATCAGCCGCTGGACGGTGTTGTTGCCAGCACCATTGAGGTCATTAACAAAAGGCAGTAA
- the glgA gene encoding glycogen synthase GlgA yields the protein MQVLHVCSEMFPLLKTGGLADVIGALPAAQIAGGVDTRVLLPAFPDIRRGIPDAQIVSRRDTFAGRITLLFGHYNGVGIYLIDAPHLYDRPGSPYHDTNLFAYTDNVLRFALLGWVGAEMASGLDPFWRPDVVHAHDWHAGLAPAYLAARGHPAKSVFTVHNLAYQGLYLAKHMDDIDLPWSFFNIHGLEFNGQISFLKAGLYYADHITAVSPTYAREITEPQFGYGMEGLLAQRQREGRLSGILNGVDEKIWSPESDLLLTARYNRDSVEDKAENKRQLQVAMGLKVNDKVPLFAVVSRLTSQKGLDLVLEALPGLLEQGGQLALLGAGDPVLQEGFLAAAAEHPGQVGVQIGYHEAFSHRIMAGADVILVPSRFEPCGLTQLYGLKYGTLPLVRRTGGLADTVSDTSLENLADGIASGFVFEDSNAWSLLRAIRRAFVLWSRPSLWRFVQRQAMAMDFSWQVAAQSYRDLYQRLM from the coding sequence ATGCAGGTTTTACACGTTTGTTCTGAGATGTTCCCGCTGCTGAAAACCGGCGGGTTGGCGGATGTGATTGGGGCGCTACCGGCGGCGCAAATTGCCGGTGGGGTCGATACTCGCGTGCTGTTACCCGCTTTTCCCGATATTCGTCGCGGCATCCCTGACGCCCAGATTGTCAGCCGCCGCGATACCTTTGCCGGGCGCATCACATTACTGTTTGGTCATTACAACGGCGTGGGCATCTACCTGATTGATGCCCCGCACCTGTATGACCGCCCAGGGAGCCCGTACCACGACACCAACTTATTTGCCTATACCGATAACGTGCTGCGTTTCGCGCTGCTCGGCTGGGTCGGGGCGGAGATGGCCTCCGGGCTGGATCCGTTCTGGCGCCCGGACGTCGTGCATGCCCACGACTGGCACGCCGGGCTGGCACCGGCGTATCTGGCGGCGCGTGGCCATCCGGCGAAGTCGGTCTTTACCGTGCATAACCTGGCCTATCAGGGGCTGTATTTAGCCAAACATATGGATGACATCGATCTGCCATGGTCGTTCTTTAACATCCATGGGCTGGAGTTTAACGGGCAGATTTCGTTCCTTAAGGCCGGGCTGTACTACGCCGACCACATCACCGCCGTGAGTCCGACCTACGCGCGGGAGATCACCGAGCCGCAGTTTGGCTACGGCATGGAGGGACTGCTCGCGCAGCGCCAGCGCGAAGGGCGTCTGTCGGGCATCCTCAACGGCGTGGATGAAAAGATCTGGAGTCCGGAGTCGGATCTGCTGCTGACCGCGCGCTACAACCGCGATTCGGTGGAAGACAAGGCCGAGAACAAACGTCAACTGCAAGTCGCCATGGGGCTGAAGGTTAACGACAAGGTGCCATTGTTTGCGGTGGTGAGCCGTCTGACCAGCCAGAAAGGGCTCGATCTGGTGCTCGAAGCGCTGCCGGGCCTGCTGGAGCAGGGCGGACAGCTGGCGCTGCTGGGCGCGGGCGATCCGGTATTGCAGGAGGGCTTCCTTGCGGCGGCCGCCGAGCATCCGGGTCAGGTTGGCGTCCAGATTGGCTATCACGAAGCGTTTTCGCACCGCATCATGGCGGGCGCCGACGTTATCCTGGTGCCGAGTCGTTTTGAGCCCTGCGGCTTAACCCAGCTGTATGGCCTGAAGTACGGCACGCTGCCGCTGGTGCGGCGTACCGGCGGGCTGGCGGATACCGTATCCGACACCTCGCTGGAGAACCTGGCAGACGGCATCGCCAGCGGATTTGTCTTTGAGGACAGCAATGCCTGGTCGCTGTTACGCGCGATTCGTCGTGCCTTCGTGTTGTGGTCTCGTCCTTCCTTGTGGCGTTTTGTTCAGCGCCAGGCGATGGCCAT
- the glgC gene encoding glucose-1-phosphate adenylyltransferase: MVRLDKNDPLMLARQLPLKSVALILAGGRGTRLKDLTIKRAKPAVHFGGKFRIIDFALSNCLNSGIRRIGVITQYQSHTLVQHIQRGWSFFSEEMNEFVDLLPAQQRVHGENWYRGTADAVTQNLDIIRRYDAEYVVILAGDHIYKQDYSRMLIDHVEKGARCTVACMPVPVAEATAFGVMAVDENDKVIDFVEKPANPPSMPGDDTKALASMGIYVFDADYLYQLLEEDDKDEKSSHDFGKDIIPKITKSGMAYAHPFPLSCVQSDPNSEPYWRDVGTLEAYWKANLDLASVTPELDMYDHNWPIRTHMESLPPAKFVQDRSGSHGMTLNSLVSGGCIISGSVVVQSVLFPRVRVNSFCNIDSSVLLPDVWVGRSCRLRRCVIDRACVIPEGMVIGENAEEDARRFYRSEEGIVLVTREMLRKLQIKQER; encoded by the coding sequence ATGGTTAGGTTAGATAAGAACGACCCTCTAATGTTGGCGCGTCAGCTGCCATTGAAGTCTGTTGCCCTGATTCTTGCTGGTGGCCGCGGTACCCGATTAAAAGATTTAACGATTAAGCGCGCCAAGCCCGCCGTCCACTTCGGTGGGAAATTCCGTATTATCGATTTTGCCCTGTCAAACTGCCTGAATTCAGGCATTCGCCGTATTGGCGTGATCACCCAGTACCAGTCACACACCCTGGTGCAGCATATTCAGCGCGGCTGGTCGTTCTTCAGTGAGGAGATGAACGAGTTTGTCGACCTGTTACCTGCCCAACAGCGCGTGCATGGCGAAAACTGGTATCGCGGTACCGCCGATGCGGTGACGCAAAACCTCGACATTATTCGTCGCTACGACGCCGAGTACGTGGTGATCCTCGCCGGGGACCACATCTACAAGCAGGACTACTCGCGCATGCTCATCGACCACGTCGAAAAAGGGGCACGCTGCACCGTGGCCTGTATGCCGGTGCCCGTTGCCGAGGCGACGGCCTTTGGCGTGATGGCGGTAGATGAAAACGACAAAGTGATCGATTTCGTTGAAAAACCGGCGAACCCGCCATCAATGCCGGGTGACGACACCAAAGCGCTGGCCAGTATGGGGATCTATGTCTTTGATGCAGATTACCTTTATCAGCTGCTGGAAGAAGACGACAAGGATGAGAAATCCAGCCACGACTTCGGCAAAGATATCATCCCGAAAATCACCAAATCTGGCATGGCCTATGCACATCCGTTCCCACTCTCCTGCGTGCAGTCCGATCCTAATTCAGAACCGTACTGGCGCGATGTCGGCACCCTGGAGGCGTACTGGAAGGCTAACCTCGATCTGGCCTCGGTGACCCCGGAACTGGATATGTACGACCACAACTGGCCGATCCGTACCCACATGGAGTCTCTGCCGCCGGCGAAATTTGTCCAGGACCGCTCGGGCAGCCACGGCATGACGCTGAACTCGCTGGTCTCCGGCGGGTGCATTATCTCGGGCTCGGTGGTGGTGCAGTCGGTGCTGTTCCCGCGCGTGCGGGTGAACTCCTTCTGCAACATTGATTCGTCAGTATTGTTACCCGACGTCTGGGTTGGCCGCTCGTGCCGCCTGCGTCGTTGCGTTATCGACCGTGCCTGCGTCATTCCGGAAGGCATGGTAATTGGAGAAAACGCGGAAGAGGACGCGCGCCGTTTCTACCGCTCAGAAGAAGGCATCGTGCTGGTTACGCGTGAAATGCTGCGTAAACTGCAGATCAAACAGGAGCGATGA
- a CDS encoding YhgN family NAAT transporter codes for MSEIISAAVLLILIMDPLGNLPIFMSVLKHTEPKRRRAIMIRELLIALLVMFIFLFAGEKILAFLNLRAETVSISGGIILFLIAIKMIFPSSEGSSSGLPAGEEPFIVPLAIPLVAGPTILATLMLLSHQYPNQMSHLVIALLIAWGGTFIILLQSSLFLRLLGEKGVNALERLMGLILVMMATQMFLDGIRAWMKG; via the coding sequence ATGAGTGAAATCATTTCCGCAGCTGTTTTATTGATCCTAATTATGGATCCACTCGGAAACCTGCCTATTTTCATGTCGGTGCTGAAGCACACCGAGCCAAAGCGCCGTCGGGCCATCATGATCCGCGAGCTGCTCATCGCCCTGCTGGTGATGTTTATCTTCCTTTTCGCTGGCGAAAAAATCCTCGCGTTCCTGAATTTACGCGCTGAAACGGTCTCCATTTCCGGCGGGATTATTCTGTTCCTGATTGCCATCAAAATGATTTTCCCGAGCAGCGAAGGCAGCAGCAGCGGCCTGCCTGCCGGTGAAGAGCCCTTTATTGTGCCGCTGGCGATCCCACTGGTCGCCGGGCCGACGATTCTGGCGACGCTGATGCTGCTGTCGCATCAGTACCCGAATCAGATGAGCCATCTGGTGATTGCCCTGCTGATTGCCTGGGGCGGGACCTTTATCATCCTGCTGCAGTCGTCGCTGTTTTTACGCCTGCTGGGCGAGAAAGGGGTCAATGCGCTGGAGCGGCTGATGGGATTGATTCTGGTGATGATGGCGACGCAGATGTTCCTGGACGGGATTAGGGCGTGGATGAAGGGCTAG
- a CDS encoding pirin family protein translates to MIFLRKANDRGHANHGWLDSWHSFSFADYYDPNFMGFSALRVINDDVIDAGQGFGTHPHKDMEILTYVLEGAVEHQDSMGNKEQVPAGEFQIMSAGTGVRHSEYNPSKTEKLHLYQIWIIPEAKGITPRYEQRRFDAEQGKQLVLSPDARDGSLKVHQDMELYRWALAKDEQSVHQIAANRKVWIQVVKGEVTINGTKATTSDGLAIWDEQAISVHADSAAEILLFDLPPV, encoded by the coding sequence ATGATCTTCTTACGCAAAGCAAACGACCGCGGTCACGCAAATCATGGTTGGCTGGACTCATGGCACAGCTTCTCGTTTGCCGATTATTATGACCCGAACTTTATGGGTTTCTCGGCACTGCGCGTCATTAACGACGACGTGATTGATGCCGGGCAGGGCTTTGGTACCCATCCGCATAAAGACATGGAAATTCTGACCTACGTTCTGGAAGGCGCGGTTGAGCACCAGGACAGTATGGGTAACAAAGAGCAGGTGCCGGCGGGCGAGTTCCAGATTATGAGTGCGGGTACCGGGGTGCGTCACTCCGAATACAACCCAAGCAAAACTGAAAAACTGCACCTGTATCAAATCTGGATCATTCCGGAAGCGAAAGGCATCACCCCGCGCTACGAGCAACGCCGCTTTGACGCCGAGCAGGGGAAACAGCTGGTTCTGTCTCCGGATGCCCGTGACGGCTCGCTGAAAGTGCATCAGGACATGGAGCTGTATCGCTGGGCGCTGGCGAAAGACGAGCAGTCTGTGCACCAGATCGCCGCGAACCGCAAAGTGTGGATCCAGGTGGTGAAAGGCGAGGTGACCATCAACGGCACCAAAGCGACCACCAGCGATGGTCTGGCTATCTGGGACGAGCAGGCGATCTCCGTGCATGCCGACAGCGCCGCTGAGATTCTGCTGTTCGACCTGCCGCCGGTCTAA
- the asd gene encoding aspartate-semialdehyde dehydrogenase encodes MKNVGFIGWRGMVGSVLMQRMVEERDFDAIRPVFFSTSQLGQAAPSFGGTTGTLQDAYDLEALKALDIIVTCQGGDYTNEIYPKLRESGWQGYWIDAASSLRMKDDAIIILDPVNQDVITDGLNKGVKTFVGGNCTVSLMLMSLGGLFAQDLVEWVSVATYQAASGGGARHMRELLTQMGQLHHSVAEELANPASAILDIERKVTQLTRSGELPVDNFGVPLAGGLIPWIDKQLDNGQTREEWKGQAETNKILRTASAIPVDGLCVRIGALRCHSQAFTIKLKKDVSIPTVEELLASHNQWAKVIPNDRDITMRELTPAAVTGTLSTPVGRLRKLNMGPEYLSAFTVGDQLLWGAAEPLRRMLRQLA; translated from the coding sequence ATGAAAAACGTTGGTTTTATCGGCTGGCGCGGTATGGTCGGCTCTGTACTCATGCAACGCATGGTTGAAGAGCGCGATTTCGACGCTATCCGCCCGGTCTTCTTCTCCACTTCCCAGCTCGGCCAAGCTGCACCGTCCTTTGGGGGTACCACAGGCACGTTGCAGGATGCTTACGATCTGGAAGCGTTGAAGGCGCTGGACATTATCGTCACCTGCCAGGGCGGCGATTATACCAACGAAATTTATCCAAAGCTTCGTGAAAGCGGCTGGCAGGGCTACTGGATTGACGCGGCCTCTTCGCTGCGCATGAAAGACGACGCGATCATTATTCTGGATCCGGTTAACCAGGACGTTATCACCGACGGCCTGAACAAAGGCGTCAAAACCTTCGTCGGCGGTAACTGTACGGTCAGCCTGATGCTGATGTCGCTGGGCGGTCTGTTTGCCCAGGATCTGGTGGAGTGGGTCTCTGTGGCCACCTACCAGGCGGCCTCCGGCGGCGGCGCGCGCCATATGCGCGAGCTGCTGACCCAGATGGGCCAGCTGCACCACAGCGTGGCGGAAGAGCTGGCAAACCCGGCATCCGCGATTCTGGATATCGAGCGTAAAGTGACTCAGCTGACCCGCAGCGGCGAGCTGCCGGTAGATAACTTCGGCGTACCGCTGGCCGGTGGCCTGATCCCGTGGATCGACAAACAGCTGGACAACGGCCAGACCCGCGAAGAGTGGAAAGGCCAGGCCGAGACCAACAAAATCCTGCGCACCGCTTCCGCAATCCCGGTTGACGGCCTGTGCGTGCGCATCGGCGCGCTGCGCTGCCACAGCCAGGCATTCACCATTAAACTGAAAAAAGATGTGTCTATTCCGACAGTGGAAGAGCTGCTCGCCTCTCACAATCAGTGGGCGAAAGTCATCCCTAACGATCGCGACATCACCATGCGCGAGCTGACCCCGGCTGCGGTCACCGGCACATTATCTACCCCTGTAGGACGCCTGCGTAAACTAAATATGGGCCCGGAGTACCTTTCCGCCTTTACCGTCGGCGATCAGCTTCTGTGGGGTGCCGCAGAGCCGCTGCGCAGGATGCTACGCCAGCTGGCGTAA